A DNA window from Streptococcus sp. LPB0220 contains the following coding sequences:
- a CDS encoding metal ABC transporter ATP-binding protein, whose protein sequence is MIQIEHLSVAYQQTLALEDLSLTIQGPTILGILGPNGAGKSTLIKAMLGLLPHSGKVLLDQKDLGQALQRVAYVEQKSAIDFHFPITVRECVSLGLYPHLSIFKRKSKEDLQKVENAMKLVNLLDLADRQIGQLSGGQFQRVLIARCLVQEAEVIFLDEPFAGIDSVSEDIIMQTLKTLKKEGKTILIVHHDLSKVPAYFDQVLLLHRKLIAFGKTEETFTKKNLHAAYGHELFIGGGVG, encoded by the coding sequence ATGATTCAAATTGAACATCTAAGTGTTGCCTACCAGCAAACACTGGCCTTGGAGGATCTTTCCCTCACCATCCAGGGTCCAACCATCCTAGGCATTCTTGGACCCAACGGAGCTGGAAAATCAACCCTGATCAAGGCCATGCTAGGACTTCTCCCTCATTCGGGAAAGGTCCTGCTCGATCAAAAAGATCTCGGCCAAGCTCTTCAACGAGTGGCCTACGTCGAACAGAAATCCGCTATTGATTTCCACTTCCCCATCACGGTGCGGGAGTGTGTCTCACTGGGTCTCTATCCCCATCTTTCTATCTTCAAGAGAAAAAGCAAAGAAGATCTCCAAAAGGTGGAAAATGCAATGAAGCTTGTCAATCTTCTTGATCTAGCAGATCGCCAGATTGGTCAGCTTTCAGGAGGGCAATTCCAACGGGTCCTAATCGCCCGCTGCTTGGTCCAAGAAGCAGAGGTCATCTTTTTGGATGAGCCCTTTGCAGGGATTGACTCCGTTAGCGAAGACATCATCATGCAAACACTAAAAACCTTGAAAAAAGAAGGCAAGACCATCCTGATCGTCCATCACGACCTCAGCAAGGTCCCTGCTTACTTCGACCAGGTCCTCCTTCTCCATCGTAAGCTGATTGCTTTTGGAAAAACAGAGGAAACCTTTACCAAGAAGAATCTGCATGCAGCCTACGGGCATGAACTCTTTATAGGAGGTGGCGTCGGATGA
- a CDS encoding peptide ABC transporter substrate-binding protein translates to MNKGKVLLATSALLLSAGVLAACSGGKSSSSGGQTYSYVYTQDPDTLDYSISNKKSTSEFTGNAIDGLLEVDKYGNLIPSLAKDWTVSKDGLTYTYKLRKGVKWMTSEGEEYGEVKAKDFVTGLKHAADKKSQAIYLVQKSVKGLDDYVSGKTSDFSTVGVKAIDDYTVQYTLSQPESFWNSKTTMGILMPVNEEFLKSKGDDYGQGTSPSSILYCGPYLIKSITSKSSATLEKNPTYWDADNVKISKVKLTYYDGQDSESLIRGFDKGDYTVARVFPSGSNYKSVEKKHKDDIVFSDQGSSTYNLSFNIDRQSYEITAKTTDAQKTSTKKAILNKDFRQAIMFAFNRKAYVAQANGEAAANKVIRNTFTPPNFVQINGQQFGDAVEKDLEAYGDEWKGVSVADGKDTLYNPTKAKEEFAKAKADLQAQGVEFPIHLDLPTSSTYTEGIKQAQSFKQSIESTLGAENIVIDLKMISDDDLQRVTYFAENASQQDWDLNNNLGWGPDYTDPSSYIDITSGKSGENANAYFGFDAGTNNAAAKAAGFDEYDQLIEDAQKETTDVNKRYEKYAAAQAWLTDSALLIPIHSDGASPGVRKTVPYSAAFAWTGHKGQSFNYKYLEVQDKVVSAKDYDKARDQWKKEKEKSNKKAQEELEKHVK, encoded by the coding sequence ATGAATAAAGGGAAGGTACTCTTAGCTACCAGCGCTCTGCTTTTATCAGCTGGTGTACTGGCAGCCTGCTCAGGAGGGAAATCTAGTAGCTCTGGTGGTCAGACATATAGCTATGTCTATACCCAGGATCCAGATACTCTCGACTATTCGATTTCTAATAAAAAATCGACTTCCGAGTTTACAGGAAATGCGATAGATGGCTTGTTGGAAGTGGACAAGTACGGGAATTTGATCCCATCGCTTGCTAAAGACTGGACTGTTTCCAAGGATGGCTTGACCTATACTTATAAACTCCGTAAAGGGGTCAAATGGATGACTTCTGAAGGGGAAGAATATGGAGAAGTCAAGGCCAAAGACTTTGTCACAGGTCTCAAGCACGCAGCAGACAAGAAATCACAAGCGATTTACTTGGTCCAAAAATCTGTCAAAGGCTTGGATGATTATGTTTCAGGGAAGACATCTGATTTCTCAACTGTTGGTGTGAAAGCTATTGACGATTACACAGTCCAATATACCTTGAGCCAACCAGAAAGTTTCTGGAATTCTAAGACTACGATGGGGATCTTGATGCCGGTCAACGAAGAATTCCTGAAATCTAAAGGAGATGACTATGGTCAAGGAACTTCTCCGTCTAGTATCCTATATTGCGGTCCTTATTTGATCAAATCCATCACTTCTAAATCTTCTGCGACCTTGGAAAAGAACCCAACTTACTGGGATGCGGATAATGTCAAGATCAGTAAAGTGAAGTTGACCTATTATGATGGACAAGACTCAGAATCCTTGATCCGTGGATTTGATAAAGGCGACTATACAGTTGCCCGTGTCTTCCCAAGTGGCTCTAACTATAAGAGTGTAGAGAAGAAGCACAAAGACGATATCGTCTTTAGTGACCAAGGTTCCTCTACCTATAACCTTTCCTTCAACATTGACCGTCAGTCTTATGAAATTACTGCTAAAACCACAGATGCTCAAAAGACTTCGACCAAGAAAGCAATCTTAAATAAGGACTTCCGTCAAGCCATTATGTTTGCCTTCAACCGTAAGGCATATGTAGCTCAGGCGAACGGGGAAGCAGCTGCCAATAAGGTCATCCGTAATACCTTTACGCCACCAAACTTTGTTCAAATCAATGGCCAACAATTTGGGGATGCAGTAGAAAAAGACTTGGAAGCTTATGGGGATGAATGGAAAGGGGTCTCTGTCGCAGATGGAAAAGATACCCTCTACAATCCAACCAAGGCCAAAGAAGAGTTTGCCAAAGCCAAGGCAGATTTGCAGGCTCAAGGAGTTGAATTCCCAATTCATTTGGATCTTCCAACTTCTTCAACTTATACAGAAGGAATCAAACAAGCCCAATCCTTCAAACAGTCGATCGAGTCAACTTTAGGAGCAGAAAATATTGTTATTGATCTGAAAATGATCTCAGATGATGATCTTCAACGGGTCACCTACTTTGCTGAAAATGCTTCGCAACAAGACTGGGATCTAAACAATAACTTGGGTTGGGGACCAGACTATACGGACCCATCTTCTTACATTGATATCACTAGTGGTAAATCTGGCGAAAATGCCAATGCCTACTTTGGATTCGATGCTGGTACCAACAATGCGGCCGCAAAAGCAGCTGGTTTTGATGAATACGATCAATTAATTGAGGATGCTCAAAAAGAAACCACAGATGTGAACAAGCGTTATGAAAAATATGCTGCTGCTCAAGCTTGGTTGACCGATAGTGCCCTCTTAATTCCGATCCATTCAGATGGAGCTTCTCCAGGCGTTCGTAAGACTGTACCATACTCTGCAGCCTTTGCTTGGACAGGCCACAAGGGTCAATCCTTCAACTATAAATATTTGGAAGTTCAAGACAAGGTCGTATCGGCTAAAGACTACGACAAAGCGCGTGATCAATGGAAGAAAGAAAAAGAAAAATCCAATAAAAAAGCGCAAGAAGAACTTGAAAAGCATGTGAAATAG
- the fimA gene encoding metal ABC transporter substrate-binding lipoprotein/fibrin-binding adhesin FimA produces the protein MKKIASVLALFVALLFGLLACSKGSSSGASGKLKVVTTNSILADMTKNIAGDKIELHSIVPVGKDPHEYEPLPEDVKKTSQADLIFYNGINLETGGNAWFTKLVKNANKVENKDYFAVSEGVDVIYLEGQNQAGKEDPHAWLNLENGIIYAKNIAKQLIAKDPKNKDFYEKNLAAYTEKLSKLDQEAKQAFNNIPADKKMIVTSEGCFKYFSKAYGVPSAYIWEINTEEEGTPDQIKTLVEKLRQTKVPALFVESSVDERPMKTVSKDTDIPIYAKIFTDSIAKEGEKGDSYYSMMKWNLDKIAEGLSQ, from the coding sequence ATGAAAAAAATCGCTTCTGTCCTCGCCCTCTTTGTGGCGCTCTTATTTGGCCTTCTAGCCTGTAGCAAGGGGTCTTCTTCTGGAGCTTCTGGTAAATTGAAAGTGGTCACCACCAATTCGATCCTTGCAGATATGACCAAAAATATTGCTGGGGATAAGATCGAACTCCACAGTATCGTTCCCGTCGGCAAAGATCCCCACGAATACGAACCACTACCAGAAGATGTCAAAAAAACTTCGCAAGCAGACCTGATCTTCTACAACGGGATCAACCTTGAAACCGGTGGCAATGCTTGGTTTACCAAGTTGGTCAAAAATGCCAATAAAGTAGAAAACAAGGACTATTTCGCTGTTAGTGAGGGAGTCGACGTCATCTACCTAGAAGGCCAAAACCAAGCTGGAAAAGAAGACCCACACGCTTGGCTCAACCTTGAAAATGGGATTATCTACGCTAAAAACATTGCCAAACAATTGATCGCCAAAGATCCGAAAAACAAGGACTTCTACGAAAAGAATCTAGCTGCTTATACTGAAAAACTCAGTAAGCTCGACCAAGAAGCCAAGCAAGCATTCAATAACATCCCAGCAGACAAGAAGATGATCGTAACCAGCGAAGGTTGCTTCAAGTACTTCTCCAAAGCCTATGGCGTCCCATCTGCCTATATCTGGGAAATCAATACGGAAGAAGAAGGCACACCTGACCAAATCAAAACGCTGGTAGAAAAGCTCCGTCAAACCAAGGTGCCTGCCCTCTTTGTTGAATCCAGTGTCGATGAACGTCCTATGAAAACTGTGTCTAAAGATACCGACATCCCAATCTATGCAAAGATCTTCACTGATTCCATTGCCAAAGAAGGAGAAAAGGGCGATAGCTACTACAGCATGATGAAGTGGAACTTAGACAAGATCGCAGAAGGTTTGAGTCAGTAG
- a CDS encoding glycerol dehydrogenase, translating into MRNFASPSRYIQGENALFENAQSISELGNHPVLLCDSVVYDIVGKRFEEYLGQNGLTVLPVFFNGEASDNEINRVVSLAEENGCDLVIGLGGGKTIDSAKAIADLLKSPVVIAPTIASTDAPVSALSVIYTDEGAFARYIFYSKNPELVLVDSKVISQAPKRLLASGIADGLATWVEARAVMQANGKTMLGQRQTLAGVAIAQRCEETLFADGLQAMAACEAKVVTPALENIIEANTLLSGIGFESGGLAAAHAIHNGFTALTGDIHHLTHGEKVAYGTLVQLFLENRPKEELNKYIRFYQQIGMPTTLKEMHLETASYEDLLKVGQQATIEGETIHQMPFEVKASDIAQAIVAVDAYVQGLA; encoded by the coding sequence ATGAGAAATTTTGCAAGTCCGTCACGTTACATTCAAGGTGAGAATGCCTTATTTGAAAATGCGCAATCTATTTCAGAATTAGGGAATCACCCTGTTTTGCTATGTGATTCAGTGGTCTATGATATCGTAGGGAAGCGTTTTGAAGAATACCTTGGTCAAAATGGGCTCACGGTTTTGCCAGTCTTCTTCAATGGAGAAGCTTCTGATAACGAAATCAATCGTGTGGTTAGTTTGGCAGAAGAAAATGGCTGTGATTTGGTCATTGGACTTGGTGGAGGAAAGACCATCGATAGTGCGAAAGCTATTGCCGATCTTTTAAAATCACCAGTTGTGATTGCCCCTACCATTGCCTCTACAGATGCTCCCGTTTCCGCTTTGTCAGTTATCTACACGGATGAAGGTGCCTTTGCTCGCTATATTTTCTATTCTAAAAACCCAGAATTGGTCTTGGTGGATAGCAAAGTCATCTCTCAAGCACCAAAACGTTTGCTCGCTTCTGGAATCGCAGATGGATTAGCGACTTGGGTCGAAGCGCGTGCGGTAATGCAAGCCAATGGAAAAACCATGTTGGGTCAACGACAAACCTTAGCGGGTGTCGCCATTGCACAACGTTGTGAAGAAACCTTATTTGCTGATGGACTCCAAGCCATGGCTGCTTGTGAAGCCAAAGTCGTAACCCCTGCTCTTGAAAACATCATTGAAGCCAATACCCTTCTTAGTGGTATTGGGTTTGAAAGTGGTGGGTTAGCAGCTGCCCATGCCATCCATAATGGCTTTACAGCCCTTACTGGGGACATCCACCATTTGACTCACGGTGAAAAAGTAGCCTACGGAACGTTAGTTCAATTGTTCTTAGAAAACCGTCCTAAGGAAGAATTGAATAAATACATTCGTTTCTATCAACAAATCGGTATGCCAACCACTCTGAAAGAAATGCATCTTGAAACTGCAAGTTATGAAGATCTTCTCAAGGTTGGCCAACAGGCCACCATCGAAGGAGAAACCATCCATCAAATGCCATTTGAAGTGAAGGCTTCTGATATTGCCCAAGCCATCGTAGCAGTAGATGCCTACGTTCAAGGTTTGGCCTAA
- a CDS encoding M13 family metallopeptidase has product MVRLQDDFYDYVNGEWAETAVIPDDKPSTGGFMDLDRDIENLMLDITGKWQRGEELPEDSILQNFVKYHKMVADFDAREAAGVAPAMPLINEIKALTSFEDYTSKLGTYELAGKPNLMPFMVSPDYMNAQMNVLWGEAPAHILPDTTYYEEGNEKGPELLAIWRQMMEKLLPKFEFSEAEIKDILDKVIASDAELAKYILSNEERSEYNKLYHPYEWADFKALVPELPLDTFFTEVIGQTPDKIIVPEERFWKEFAPTFYSAANWETIHARLKLGAAVDWTLFLTEEIRVLAGEYSRTIAGIPEPRPKEKAALSLAEVPYSQALGLWYAGEKFSPEAKADVEHKVATMIEVYKDRLEKADWLAPETREKAIVKLNVITPHIGYPEKLPETYAKKIIDESKTLVENAQALYEISIAHTWSKWNQPVDRSEWHMPANMVNAYYDPQQNQIVFPAAILQAPFYDLHQSSSANYGGIGAVIAHEISHAFDTNGASFDEHGSLKDWWKPEDYEAFTARTQKVIDQFEGQDSYGAKINGKLTVSENVADLGGIAAALEAAKKEEDFSAEEFFTNFARIWRMKARTEYMQLLASVDVHAPGKLRTNVQLPNFDEFFETFDVKEGDGMWRAPEDRVIIW; this is encoded by the coding sequence ATGGTACGTTTACAAGATGATTTTTATGATTACGTCAATGGGGAATGGGCTGAGACAGCTGTGATTCCTGATGACAAACCGTCAACTGGTGGTTTTATGGACTTAGATCGAGACATCGAAAACTTGATGTTGGATATCACTGGGAAATGGCAACGGGGAGAAGAGCTGCCTGAAGACAGCATTCTGCAAAACTTCGTCAAATACCACAAAATGGTGGCAGATTTTGATGCACGGGAAGCAGCTGGTGTCGCTCCAGCTATGCCCTTGATCAATGAAATCAAGGCTCTGACTTCTTTTGAAGACTATACCAGCAAGTTGGGTACCTATGAACTAGCTGGCAAACCAAATCTCATGCCATTTATGGTGTCACCAGACTATATGAATGCCCAAATGAATGTCTTGTGGGGAGAAGCGCCGGCTCATATCTTGCCAGATACGACCTACTATGAAGAAGGTAACGAAAAAGGCCCAGAATTACTGGCTATCTGGCGCCAAATGATGGAAAAACTTTTACCTAAATTTGAATTCTCAGAGGCAGAAATCAAAGATATCCTGGATAAGGTCATTGCGTCGGATGCAGAATTGGCCAAATATATCTTGTCAAATGAAGAAAGATCCGAGTACAACAAACTCTACCATCCTTATGAGTGGGCAGATTTCAAGGCCTTGGTTCCAGAATTGCCACTCGATACTTTCTTTACAGAAGTGATCGGACAAACACCAGATAAAATCATCGTTCCAGAAGAGCGTTTCTGGAAGGAATTCGCACCAACATTCTATTCAGCAGCCAACTGGGAAACCATTCATGCAAGATTGAAACTCGGTGCAGCCGTAGATTGGACTTTATTCTTGACCGAAGAAATCCGTGTCTTGGCTGGTGAATATAGTCGTACGATTGCAGGTATTCCAGAACCTCGTCCAAAAGAAAAGGCGGCCTTGTCATTAGCAGAAGTACCATATAGCCAAGCGCTTGGACTCTGGTATGCGGGTGAAAAATTCTCACCAGAAGCAAAAGCAGACGTAGAGCATAAAGTAGCAACCATGATTGAGGTCTACAAGGATCGTCTGGAAAAAGCAGACTGGCTCGCTCCTGAAACTCGCGAAAAAGCTATTGTCAAGCTCAATGTCATCACACCGCATATCGGCTACCCTGAAAAATTACCAGAAACATACGCCAAGAAGATCATCGACGAGAGCAAGACCTTGGTGGAAAATGCTCAAGCCCTTTACGAAATTTCCATTGCCCATACTTGGAGCAAGTGGAACCAACCAGTCGATCGGAGCGAATGGCATATGCCAGCTAATATGGTCAATGCCTACTATGATCCGCAACAAAACCAAATCGTCTTCCCAGCAGCTATTTTGCAAGCACCTTTCTATGACCTTCATCAATCGTCATCAGCCAACTACGGCGGAATCGGTGCGGTCATTGCCCATGAAATCTCCCACGCCTTTGACACCAATGGTGCTTCCTTTGACGAGCACGGTAGCTTGAAAGATTGGTGGAAGCCAGAAGATTATGAAGCCTTTACCGCTCGCACGCAAAAGGTCATCGATCAGTTCGAAGGCCAAGACTCCTACGGTGCCAAGATCAACGGGAAATTGACTGTTTCTGAAAACGTGGCAGACCTCGGAGGGATTGCTGCAGCCCTTGAAGCTGCTAAGAAAGAGGAAGATTTCTCAGCAGAAGAATTCTTCACCAACTTTGCTCGCATCTGGCGCATGAAAGCTCGGACAGAGTACATGCAACTTCTCGCAAGTGTCGATGTCCACGCACCAGGAAAACTCCGTACCAATGTTCAATTACCAAACTTTGACGAATTCTTTGAAACCTTCGATGTCAAAGAAGGCGACGGCATGTGGCGCGCACCAGAAGACCGCGTGATCATTTGGTAG
- a CDS encoding metal ABC transporter permease gives MITEFIDGLQQFHFLQNALITAIAIGIVAGAVGCFIILRGMSLMGDAISHAVLPGVALSFILGINFFIGAIVFGLLASILITYIKSNSIIKSDTAIGITFSSFLALGVILIGVAKSSTDLFHILFGNILAVQDQDMWMTIGVGVAVLLVIVLLFRPLLLTSFDPVLAQSMGVRVKIYHYLLMVLLTLVSVTAMQSVGTILIVAMLITPAATAYLYSNSLWSMMLLSSSLGALASVLGLFIGYSLNIAVGSCIVLTSAVFFLISFFIAPKQRKNKHALSSH, from the coding sequence ATGATTACAGAATTTATCGATGGATTACAACAATTCCACTTCTTACAGAATGCCCTGATCACAGCTATTGCCATCGGGATTGTCGCTGGAGCTGTCGGATGCTTTATCATTTTGCGAGGAATGTCTCTCATGGGAGATGCCATCTCACACGCGGTCCTTCCGGGGGTGGCCCTGTCCTTTATCCTTGGCATCAATTTCTTTATTGGCGCCATTGTCTTTGGGCTTCTAGCTTCCATCCTTATCACCTATATCAAGAGTAACTCCATCATCAAGAGCGACACAGCGATAGGGATTACCTTTTCTTCTTTCCTTGCCTTAGGAGTCATCCTGATTGGAGTCGCAAAAAGTTCCACCGACCTCTTCCACATCCTCTTTGGGAATATCTTGGCCGTGCAAGACCAGGATATGTGGATGACCATCGGTGTTGGGGTGGCGGTCTTGCTGGTAATTGTCCTGCTCTTTCGCCCCTTGCTACTTACTTCTTTTGATCCCGTTCTAGCTCAATCCATGGGCGTCCGGGTCAAGATCTATCACTACCTCCTCATGGTGCTCTTGACTTTGGTTTCTGTCACTGCTATGCAGAGTGTCGGGACCATTCTCATCGTCGCCATGCTCATCACACCTGCTGCGACAGCCTATCTCTATTCCAATAGCCTCTGGTCCATGATGCTTTTGTCCTCTAGCCTAGGTGCTCTTGCATCCGTTCTGGGACTCTTTATTGGCTATAGTTTGAACATCGCCGTTGGATCTTGTATTGTCCTCACTTCTGCCGTCTTCTTTCTCATCAGCTTTTTTATCGCTCCTAAGCAGAGAAAGAACAAGCACGCTCTTTCGTCTCATTAA
- a CDS encoding DUF1958 domain-containing protein, whose translation MESMNYGRHLHKRLKHSLLSLLVGVLTLGPISTAFADDIYQQEDVMKIAADAGLVLDDFYKPKADIVIDANTGAILYGDNIDTVRDSGSMAKLMSAYVVFRALKEGKIKYDTVVTATEADQAISENNLLSNSPIVAGVDYKVSELIKMLFVPSSSAAVIMLANAVTDNDPDKFLDLMNQYAQEMGMSHTKWHNPNGAMISVLQGYYNPQRYDVNANNEITARDMSILAYHIVNDLPEMLEYTKQAHTTIMEGTPYEQSYDNYNTSLEGGKFALKGTDGLKTGSSPTADYNYTATTKRGKQRIIEVILGVGNYDVEIAESYRNQIGNTLAEKMFADYQYKKILSAGDHTIDGKTIHLKQDFYATVKKGTKPALKLEDNSLVVQNGLQQVSPSIKPEVAVSESKATTSSSKSKGLDVMWLFCFLPAGILYLIFKQTDPKRRK comes from the coding sequence ATGGAATCTATGAATTATGGGAGACATTTACACAAACGACTTAAACACAGCCTCTTGTCCCTCCTTGTAGGAGTCTTGACATTAGGCCCTATTTCCACTGCTTTTGCGGACGACATCTACCAGCAAGAAGATGTCATGAAAATCGCAGCTGATGCTGGACTGGTATTGGATGATTTTTACAAGCCTAAGGCTGATATCGTCATCGACGCCAATACTGGAGCCATTTTGTACGGAGACAATATCGATACGGTCCGGGACTCTGGAAGCATGGCCAAGCTCATGAGTGCCTATGTGGTCTTTCGGGCCCTCAAAGAAGGCAAGATCAAGTACGATACCGTAGTCACAGCAACAGAGGCAGACCAAGCCATCTCGGAAAACAATCTGTTAAGTAACTCACCTATTGTAGCTGGTGTTGACTACAAAGTATCTGAATTGATCAAGATGCTCTTTGTTCCATCTTCTAGTGCAGCCGTGATCATGCTCGCCAACGCCGTCACTGACAATGATCCCGATAAGTTTTTGGACTTAATGAATCAGTACGCACAAGAAATGGGGATGAGTCATACCAAATGGCACAATCCAAATGGGGCGATGATCTCGGTGCTTCAGGGCTACTACAACCCTCAGCGCTACGATGTCAATGCCAATAACGAAATCACAGCGCGAGACATGTCGATTCTGGCTTATCACATCGTAAACGACCTGCCAGAAATGTTGGAATACACCAAGCAAGCGCACACCACGATCATGGAAGGAACCCCCTACGAGCAAAGCTACGATAACTACAATACTTCCCTCGAAGGTGGAAAGTTCGCCCTTAAAGGAACAGATGGACTCAAAACTGGATCCAGCCCGACTGCTGACTACAACTACACCGCGACAACCAAGCGGGGGAAACAACGGATTATCGAGGTCATTTTGGGGGTTGGGAACTACGATGTCGAGATCGCCGAAAGCTACCGCAATCAAATAGGGAATACCTTGGCTGAGAAAATGTTCGCAGACTACCAGTATAAAAAAATCCTTTCTGCAGGCGATCATACCATCGACGGGAAGACCATTCACTTGAAGCAAGACTTCTATGCGACCGTTAAGAAGGGGACGAAGCCAGCCCTTAAACTGGAAGACAACAGCCTAGTCGTTCAGAACGGCTTGCAACAGGTATCTCCAAGCATTAAACCTGAGGTGGCCGTCAGTGAGTCTAAAGCAACGACCTCTAGCAGTAAAAGCAAGGGACTCGATGTTATGTGGCTCTTCTGCTTCTTGCCTGCCGGAATTTTATACCTGATCTTTAAACAAACCGATCCAAAAAGAAGAAAATAG
- a CDS encoding DUF3114 domain-containing protein, translating to MNRRELARLGWRENSLAYLEKHLQGYKDPQAYQEQYQSIFFFASPLFQNMWFQEIKDLTETAAQDLLRGVMKILLMPSDLSGTCEGTAFLLSRMAPDCPPGSDFWTAFSRVVQVAFERDPLADQSGDQLLKRQVHQLRYLLSSYQAQWIRMHDSRAGQTDEEALQAYLQEAKAVTVDAYAAARLHNKVSLGPDGHLHYPSGASRQVNFKVLLNFHTEYIIDQAGHFLNEVDPVEISENGIVNGASFNYGLARGRTHKDLDIDPVKAWDPAFRKHVLYQQDVRYLAPKNDRGEQGYWSRKGVFVQGGKSYKQQVARRVRSFLRGIPRLRWRVLLQNGLHRIL from the coding sequence ATGAACAGACGGGAATTAGCGAGACTAGGCTGGAGAGAAAATAGTTTAGCCTATCTAGAGAAGCACTTGCAGGGATACAAAGATCCACAAGCCTACCAAGAACAATACCAGTCTATCTTTTTCTTTGCCAGTCCTCTGTTTCAAAACATGTGGTTTCAAGAGATCAAAGATCTAACGGAGACTGCTGCCCAAGACTTACTGAGGGGCGTCATGAAAATTCTCCTAATGCCGAGTGACTTGTCTGGAACTTGTGAAGGAACAGCCTTTCTTCTGAGTAGGATGGCTCCAGATTGTCCGCCAGGATCCGACTTTTGGACGGCATTTTCACGCGTCGTGCAGGTCGCCTTTGAAAGGGATCCCTTAGCGGATCAGTCGGGAGATCAGCTTTTGAAACGCCAGGTTCACCAGTTGCGTTACCTACTTTCAAGTTACCAGGCACAATGGATTAGGATGCATGACTCGAGAGCTGGACAGACTGACGAGGAGGCCTTACAAGCTTACCTACAGGAGGCTAAAGCTGTCACGGTGGATGCTTATGCGGCTGCTCGCCTTCACAACAAGGTCTCCCTAGGGCCAGATGGTCACCTTCATTATCCATCAGGAGCCTCCCGACAAGTCAATTTCAAGGTCTTGTTAAATTTTCATACGGAGTATATTATCGATCAAGCTGGGCATTTCCTCAATGAAGTCGATCCAGTAGAAATTTCTGAAAATGGCATTGTCAATGGTGCCAGTTTTAACTACGGGTTGGCTAGGGGCCGGACCCATAAGGACTTAGATATTGACCCCGTCAAAGCTTGGGATCCAGCCTTTCGCAAGCATGTCCTCTATCAGCAAGATGTTCGCTATCTAGCTCCGAAGAATGACCGAGGAGAGCAAGGTTATTGGAGTCGAAAAGGAGTTTTTGTACAAGGAGGCAAGAGCTATAAGCAACAAGTGGCAAGACGCGTGCGAAGTTTCCTCAGAGGCATCCCTCGCTTACGCTGGCGGGTTCTCCTCCAGAATGGGCTCCATCGGATTTTATAG
- the tpx gene encoding thiol peroxidase, with protein MATFLGNPVTFTGSQLQVGEMAHDFSLITPALEKKSLADFAGKKKVLSIIPSIDTGICSMQTRHFNKTLSDLDDTVVLTVSVDLPFAQGKWCAAEGLDNAIMLSDYYDHSFGKAYGLLINEWHLLARAVLVLDADNKVTYVEYLDNINSEPNYDAAIEAVKALG; from the coding sequence ATGGCAACATTTTTAGGAAACCCTGTTACCTTTACCGGATCTCAACTTCAAGTAGGGGAAATGGCTCATGATTTTTCATTGATCACTCCAGCTCTTGAAAAGAAATCTTTAGCTGATTTTGCTGGCAAGAAAAAAGTCCTCAGCATCATCCCATCCATCGACACAGGGATTTGTTCGATGCAAACACGTCACTTCAACAAGACCTTGTCGGACTTGGACGACACTGTCGTCTTGACGGTCTCTGTCGACCTTCCTTTTGCTCAAGGTAAATGGTGCGCTGCTGAAGGACTCGACAATGCTATCATGCTCTCAGACTACTACGACCATTCCTTCGGAAAAGCCTACGGCCTCTTGATCAATGAATGGCACTTGCTCGCACGCGCTGTCTTGGTCTTAGATGCAGACAACAAGGTGACTTACGTTGAATACTTAGACAACATCAACAGCGAACCCAATTACGACGCTGCAATCGAAGCCGTCAAAGCACTTGGGTAA